Genomic DNA from Jejubacter calystegiae:
GATCAACGCTTCGCGATAGCGGGCCCGCGCTTCGGTAGAACCAATGGAGTTCAGCTCCAGGCTCACGTGCTGTTCAATGCCCAGCTCGCGCCACCAACGGGCGGTCAGCATAATCAGCTCGGCATCGATATCCGGACCGGCCAGACCAAACACTTCCGCGCCGATCTGGTGGAACTGACGATAGCGCCCTTTCTGGGGACGCTCGTGGCGGAACATCGGCCCGATATACCACAGGCGCTGCTCCTGATTGTACAGCAGACCATGCTCGATGCCGGCGCGAACGCAGCTCGCGGTGCCTTCGGGACGCAGGGTCAGGCTGTCGCCGTTGCGATCCTCAAAGGTATACATCTCTTTTTCAACCACGTCGGTCACTTCACCGATGGCGCGCTTGAATAACGGGGTCTGCTCTACAATCGGTGTACGAATTTCGCTATAGCCGTAGCTGGCGAGCACCTGCTTCAGGATGCCTTCAATACGCTGCCAGAGCGCGGTCTCCTCCGGCAGGTAATCGTTCATGCCGCGGATGGCTTGAATATTCTTTGCCACGTTAGTTCTCTGTTCTCTTATACAAAAAATGAACCCGGTTCCGGCGGCTCCGAAAGTTCGTGAGCGCCTTTGCGGGTTCAATCATACACGGGAAGCGCGCCGCTTCCCAGTTTGCTTTATTTTTCCAGCTGATGAACGTCAATGCGTTTGCTTTCGTCCATCATGGCTGCCCGGGCGCGAATCTTCGCTTCCAGCTGATCGACCATATCGTCGTTGTCCAGACGATCGCTACGCTTACCGTCTTCATAGAAGCCGCTCTTCTTGCTGCCCCCGGTCACGCCAAGGGTGGATACCAGCGCTTCTCCTGGGCCGTTAACCACGCAGCCGATGATCGAAACATCCATCGGGGTGATGATATCTTCCAGCCGCTGCTCCAGGGCATTGACGGTGCCGATCACGTCGAACTCCTGACGCGAGCAGGTCGGACAGGCGATAAAGTTGATCCCGCGAGCGCGGATCCGCAGCGACTTCAGAATATCGAAGCCCACTTTGATCTCTTCCACCGGATCCGCCGCCAGCGAAACGCGCAGCGTATCGCCGATCCCTTCAGCCAGCAGCATTCCCAGGCCGATCGCGGATTTCACCGAACCGCTACGGGCGCCGCCCGCTTCGGTGATCCCCAGGTGCAGAGGCTGATCGATAGCTTTGGCCAGCAGGCGATAAGCTTCTACAGCCAGGAAGACATCGGAAGCCTTCACGCTCACCTTAAACTGATCGAAATTGAGCTTATCCAGATGATCCACATGGCGCATCGCCGATTCCAGCAGCGCCTGCGGAGTCGGTTCGCCATATTTTTCCTGCAGATCTTTTTCCAGCGATCCGGCGTTAACACCGATGCGGATCGGGATATTTTTATCACGAGCGCAGTCCACTACCTGACGAATACGCTCGTTGTTACCGATATTACCCGGGTTGATACGCAGGCAGTCCACGCCGTATTCCGCTACTTTCAGGGCGATGCGGTAGTCGAAGTGAATGTCGGCCACCAGCGGGATCTGCACCTGCTGTTTGATCTGCTTAAAGGCTTCTGCCGCATCCATGGTCGGCACGGAAACGCGCACGATATCGGCGCCAACGCGCTCCAGCGCCTGGATCTGATTAACCGTCGCCGCCACATCGGTGGTGCGGGTGTTAGTCATGGACTGTACGGCGATGGGGGCGCCATCGCCGATAGGAACATTTCCGACGTAGATGCGCTTCGACTTCCTGCGCCGGATAGGGGATTCGTGGTTCATGCTACTTCTCTGTCATGCAGGCTTCGGAACGGAACGCCGATTATTCGGCGTTCAGTGTGAAACGTGCAACCTGGTTAGTTCTGATAAAGCGGCTCAGATCGACGGGTTTACCCTGATACTGGATCTGAACGGCGGCCGGTGCGCCAATTTTCAGGCGGTACGGCGGCTGGCCCGCCAGATTCAGACTTCCGTCTTTGCGCTGCATCCCGCTGAACAGCTTCTTACCGGTAGCATCCCTGACTTCCAGCCAGCAGTCAGCATTAAAATTCATGACGATCGCATTAGGATCGGCAGGCGGCGGCGTTACGCCCGCAGCATCGGTCGGCAGCTGACCCTGGCCAGCCGTCGTTGCGTTCGGATCCTGCGCGTTGGCAGGCGCCTGCTGCTGGCCCGCTGTCTGGTCTACGTTCGCTTGGCTCGGCGCCACAACGGCGTTATTATCCGCCGGGCTGGCGGGCTGTTGCGTAGCCTGAGGTGCGCTTTCCGGCTGAGTCTGCGGAGCCTGCTGCGCGGTCGCTGCCGGCGTGTTGTTCTGAACGGCGCTGGCGCTATTGTCGGTCGGCGTCGCGCTATCGTTGGCGCTACCGGTATCCAGCGGTACTGACTGGGAACCGTCATCG
This window encodes:
- the ispG gene encoding flavodoxin-dependent (E)-4-hydroxy-3-methylbut-2-enyl-diphosphate synthase, yielding MNHESPIRRRKSKRIYVGNVPIGDGAPIAVQSMTNTRTTDVAATVNQIQALERVGADIVRVSVPTMDAAEAFKQIKQQVQIPLVADIHFDYRIALKVAEYGVDCLRINPGNIGNNERIRQVVDCARDKNIPIRIGVNAGSLEKDLQEKYGEPTPQALLESAMRHVDHLDKLNFDQFKVSVKASDVFLAVEAYRLLAKAIDQPLHLGITEAGGARSGSVKSAIGLGMLLAEGIGDTLRVSLAADPVEEIKVGFDILKSLRIRARGINFIACPTCSRQEFDVIGTVNALEQRLEDIITPMDVSIIGCVVNGPGEALVSTLGVTGGSKKSGFYEDGKRSDRLDNDDMVDQLEAKIRARAAMMDESKRIDVHQLEK
- the rodZ gene encoding cytoskeleton protein RodZ — encoded protein: MNTEATNEQNAAQSTGERLRNAREQLGLSQQTVAERLCLKVSTVRDIEEDKSPSDLASTFLRGYIRSYARLVHIPEDELLPMMEKQAPLRTSKVQPMQSFSLGKRRKKRDGWLMSFTWLVLFVVVGLTGAWWWQNHKAQQEEITSMADQPVTNQSDDGSQSVPLDTGSANDSATPTDNSASAVQNNTPAATAQQAPQTQPESAPQATQQPASPADNNAVVAPSQANVDQTAGQQQAPANAQDPNATTAGQGQLPTDAAGVTPPPADPNAIVMNFNADCWLEVRDATGKKLFSGMQRKDGSLNLAGQPPYRLKIGAPAAVQIQYQGKPVDLSRFIRTNQVARFTLNAE